Proteins encoded together in one Desulfurispira natronophila window:
- a CDS encoding thioredoxin family protein: MRYLVFMSVVVAVAFWAMGCSGDRDPGPSARDSYEAAMASGKPVLLDFGADGCPTCVQMKPFVYKAISDYRGELEVVMIDTNVDRDLASQYRVRAIPTYVFIKPGGETVSRAMGFIEASDFDSKIRQFIDDHPPAEIN, from the coding sequence ATGCGATATCTGGTTTTTATGAGTGTAGTGGTAGCAGTAGCCTTTTGGGCTATGGGGTGTAGTGGTGATCGGGATCCAGGTCCCAGTGCACGTGATAGTTACGAGGCTGCCATGGCCTCTGGTAAGCCAGTTTTGCTGGATTTTGGAGCTGATGGATGTCCCACCTGCGTGCAAATGAAGCCATTTGTTTATAAGGCTATATCTGACTACCGGGGTGAGCTGGAAGTGGTTATGATCGATACTAATGTAGATCGTGACCTGGCGTCTCAGTATCGGGTGCGAGCTATACCTACCTATGTATTTATTAAACCTGGTGGAGAGACAGTGAGTCGAGCGATGGGTTTTATTGAGGCTTCTGATTTTGACAGTAAAATACGTCAGTTTATTGATGACCACCCACCGGCAGAGATAAACTAA